AAGCTGAATAATGTACACATCCCCCTTGGCTCCATGCTGAGGTGCCCATTCCCACCATTCACCTCTCTACAGAGCGGTCCCTGCTGGGGAGGGCCCTGAAAGAGAACTGGAGGTGCCACAAGCTGCAGCAACATCTAGAAGGTGTGCATTCATGAGCACTGGGACGtgcagtccttcccagtgctttccccataaaactctattattaattaattacttgattgattgattttgttttatttttattaattggGCCTGAAACTGGCATTTTCCACTAGAAATGTTACCAGGATTATTTTAGTGGGCCAAATTACATGTGATGTGAAATGTGTCAGCATGTATTTAGGAGACTTGACTTTACTTGCAGGTGAATGGGATCACAATAAGGACTGCAACAAGGAGCTAGGGAATATTTAATCCTTTACGTCAGTTCCATTTTCtgctaaaaatctctctctctctctctcacacacacacacacacacacacacacacacacagagtagctATTTAACCCTGAAATTGCTATTTGCTACAGTGGAGGTTATGGAGTTCAGTAGCCACTTCAGGTCCCCACCTACCTGCAAAATAAGCTGGAGATAAAATTATCAGTTAAATTGTGTCAAGTTAATCTTTTGTTGGGCTGCTGTGTGCTCCTGGCAAGATTTTTTCCTCTTAGGTAAGGCAATTTAAGTGTTGAAATATTTGTCTAAGACTCTCAGGTAAAGGGGGAAGAAGTGATCAGATGCAGACATCCAGGGCCATATAAAAGCTTTACCCAAAAGCTATATATGTTTTATTAGCTGAGGCCTAGCCCTGAGCCTGAAATCTAATTTTCTTTCCTTGTCTGtcaaagttgtttttaaaaatctctttcccAAGGACAAAAACAGTCTGATCTCACACCAGTGATTTCAAAATAAATTTCTTTAGGATCCCAATCTGGCATACTCTTCACACTAAATAAAAATGCAGAGAGgaacatttttaattaaaaatggaaACACAAAGAATTATAACGCAGTAGTCTTCACATGATAGCTTTTCATTTCTCTACATGTATTTGCTTTGGTAATGTGATTTATCAGTAATTGAACTAAACCATTCTCATGGAATACATAACTGTGTAGATGTATGCCAAGGACATAAGCTTGTGGTTTCTAGCTCATTAGAATGCAAGTCCTTTCACGGCCTCTTCCTCTCTTGTTCTGTCAAATGAGAAGTGTTGTAGAGGAGTAGTGGGAATGTTTGAAAACAGCATGTGGCACTTACATTTTTCTGATGGCTACATGTATACATACATTCATATGGAATGAATGATATGAACAAAAAATTGATAATGGCAATGGGCAGGTGCTGAAACAGATTCATTAAGctgcagtgactgacatccaggctaatgctgcactagtacaCATGTGTTTTGCTAGCTAGATGTGCTAACAcaggagtttgcattccagactcGTGTTATGCTGGTGCAACAGGATGTGCaaactgtggcatgcctcctgctgtgaaactccTCTCAGTCCATATTTGTTGCAAGGCTTTCTGTTCTCCTTGTTGCACAGGACCAAGAGCGCAAGAGATTGAGCAgctttgagcatccactcagtTATGTGTTCTGCTCccatgtgtgcatctttgtttgttgtgctagtgcagcattagtctgggtgtcagccagtgtgtCTGAGAAGACAGGGACAGATTGGGTTCCAGAAGATGAAATTTGCATTTTACCCATAATTATACTGTCTTGCAGCTGGTAAGGGccaggagatttatttatttatttatttatttatttatttatttatttatttatttatttatttactgtcctatacaaaaagtccccgggtggttcacaatctttaTCTTTGGCATCCTAGTAGTAGGCTTCCTGGTTTTCTAGAATGATTAGCCATAGATAAATAATATACTGTATTCAGTGAACTACATTCTGTGATCATATATTTTCAGGTTGGAGTATGTTCTAAGATTAAGTTTGTTGCTTGTGATTAACTTTTTGCAAAGTGGGCAATGTTTTTCTGCTATAAAATACATTATTTGAAAAGTTCAAACTATTTCCTTTGTTTATTGCAGAGGGGCAGTGATGAATTTCACATTCCTAAATCCACCTGTTGACTCTCCAGCTATTGGCTGTCTGAAATATAAGTTGCAGCTGAATGAATGAACAGGAATTGCAAAATCATGTAGATGATTCTACCATCAGTGCTGATTCTGACAAAGATTTGTTTTCAGATGTATTAGTTCCCCATAATCTTTCAACTAGAAATTGAAATCCATGGACTTTAATCCTGTCTGTTTAGGAGACACCCTTTATGAATTAGCATATCTAAATAATTAAGAACATATGGCAACATATGTCTAAGCAACAGAGGACACAACTACACTGCAGACAAAACTGGTTTAGCAGTTCCTTCTCCCTAGAAAACCCTGGGAACCATAATTCTGTTCTGCGTGGGGGAGGAATCTCTAACAGATCATTCTCAACAATGTCCTGAAACTACAGTTCCTAATTTTTTGGGAGAAGCCACAACAGCTAAATTGAAATAAAGTAATATAATTGGGTATGACCTGAAGAGTGACGTGATTCCGCAAGATAGTGAAGGTAACATTGGTGTAAAACTCCTGTCAGCTAAACTTTCAATACATATAAATCTATTTGGTCATTGCTTAGGCTGCAAGGCAGAAAATGACTTATTACATTACTTTGAGGTCGTTCTCACGACTTCACGCCACTGCTGGGgatgtctgcggggaaggcaggagctttccTGACTTTCCCGGCAGATGAGTGACGTCATCTTTGCCTTCACTGTGCCATGCGCCCACATGAGTGGCGGCACAACGGAAGCAAAAgctgggaggacttcctccttccacATCGTGGAGTGCCCATCACCACTCATTAGAACAGCCTCTGCATTCGGAACGGCCACTCTTTTCCCCCAGGCTTGCGGCCAGAAATGGCTGCGGGCCAAGCGGAAGCCTTTTTACCTGGGGTTAATCATTCACACAGTTGCTTACCAAAGTAAAATGAACCACAGGTAAAactctgggtttaaaaaaatggGCTACTCTCTTCtgaagctgctgggagctgtCTGCTCCTGGCTTCAGATGGCACGAGCTGCCTAGGGTAAGGCCATTTACCTGTTGCCATTTACCTTAATATTGTACGGTCACGACACATGCTATGAAAAGATCTTAATATCATGCTATGAAAAGATCATAAAATGAATATAGTCATTTTGACTATAGGATCTTGGCATATATTATTTACCTGTTACATTGGACAAACTAAACTTTCACTAACGTGACCAGCATAGAAGGGCTGCATGGTAATTTCCCAAGGCTTTTTATAACCATAATTTTAATACCAGCTTAAGATGTAATTACAGTGCAGGAGGTCTGAAGGTTTCtccttttgggttttttttgggggggggggcggattttgTTGTTTTGCTTGCCTCTTCTAGAGACATTTTTTCATCTTTTTCAGAAACTGACTTATAGTTATGCTTTGTGTTCTTCTTTTCCAGTCCACCGCCATGAGTGAGCTGCAGTGCTACTACAATGAAACCATTGCCTTCTTTTATAACCGAAGTGGGAAATATCTAGCTACTGAATGGAACACTGTGAGCAAGCTTGTGATGGGCCTGGGGATTACAGTCTGTGTCTTCATCATGCTAGCCAACCTCTTAGTTATGGTGGCCATCTATGTCAACCGGCGTTTTCACTTCCCTATTTATTATCTAATGGCTAACTTAGCTGCTGCAGACTTCTTTGCGGGACTAGCCTATTTTTACCTAATGTTTAACACGGGACCCAACACTAGAAGATTGACTGTGAGCACCTGGCTCCTTCGTCAGGGTCTCATTGACACTAGCCTGACAGCCTCTGTCGCCAACTTGCTGGCCATTGCCATTGAGAGGCACATCACAGTGTTCCGCATGCAACTACATACTCGGATGAGTAATCGGCGAGTGGTGGTGGTTATTGTTGTCATCTGGACTATGGCCATCGTCATGGGTGCTATACCAAGTGTGGGCTGGAATTGTATCTGTGACATTACTCACTGTTCCAACATGGCACCACTCTACAGTGACTCTTACTTGGTCTTCTGGGCTATTTTCAACCTGGTCACCTTTGTAGTCATGGTGGTCTTGTATGCTCATATCTTTGGCTATGTCCGCCAGAGGACTATGAGAATGTCTAGGCATAGTTCCGGACCACGTAGGAATCGGGATACCATGATGAGCCTTCTGAAGACTGTGGTCATTGTACTTGGTGAGTATTTCTGGCAGAATTTTTCTTACAAGCAATGGAATCCTATTCAGTCCTGGCTGCAAGAGAGAAGACTGACTTTTCTCCAAAACTCTTGCAGTATTACGTTTCTTGGAAATATTGCATGTTAAAAGTATTCTGTGCTATAAAGTAGTTTTCTGGAGCAATCATGTGGACAGatacatacaggtggccctcactATTTGTGGTCCCAGCACCCATGGTTTCACGTATCCATGGCTGGgttagggacccagtttctttatttgcagtaatttgttttaaaaggctaaatccatgtatccgtggttgctgggtggccagaaacTACTTcggatgtcatttccagccaccattttgcagctcAGAGCCATTATGTGGCTCTTAAAAAACATTCCCCCAAGAATTTTAGTGCTAAATCTCTCAagtgctggccacctctctgacaGTAATAACTTGCTTAGTATCCTGTTTTTACAATGTTACTTTTATCATATAGCATCTGTGTTCCAAATTATGTGAGTTCCAGAATTGCCTTTTTCTTCTTGCTGCATTCCCAGCCATACagtattgtattgtatattgCTTTCTAACGATTGTGATGAAGCCATTTTAACTTATTTGAGCTTTTCCAGTGTTAAGTCAGGGGTGTGGGACCTACTGCAATGCACCTTTCCCCCTTGCCACTCCTCAGAGGTGCCATGGAAGGAGTCTGAAGTGTGTTGCCTGTGCCCACACATGTGCCCGTTCCTGTGTTGCTCAGCTTCAAGGAGAGGTGATAGTAGTTTGACAGAAACCCATACCATATCTTCCTCCTCCAATACCTCAGGTTTCTGATGCTACCGAAGTAGCATGGAAAGGTGGCCAGTGGCTTCCTCACTGCCAAATCATGATGTGACTGTTCTGAGTATCTAGACATAGAACAGGCATTTTTTCAAATATATGGCTTAGAACCCAATAGCTATTTTATGATATTTATTAGGGCTTCTGTTGCTTTGTCATACAATAAGGAACAAGGAACAAATTTTGCTTGGTATTTAATGCTTCTTGTGTGCAAATGAAGATTTTTTTTCAGCAGAGAGTTTTCTGAGTATTTTTCAGCAAATACTTCTCTGTCCCAGTGGTCTGATAAGAAGGCTATAATCTAAACCCTGGATGGATGGTATATTCTGATAGTTAATGTGGGAAGTGGGGAAGACTCTTTTCCGGCACAAATGCTCAAAATGGAGCAAAGGTCTTTCATGATGGCTAGGATTAGTCATACCTAATATCATTGTGAGCCTCACTAAGTAACGACTATGACTCTTGGGTTGTTTTGATAGTAATTGTTAGGACTGTGGTCAGCACGTGCTGTGGCTTTCTAAATATTTAAGTATACTACACTCATAGCTTTCAGCAGTGTCAGGTTATGCAATATCTGTCCTTAATGCACAAATACGTATTCAGAGAAATTTCCTTTAGAAATTTTGCCATTTTTGCTCATTAACAGATTTTACCCTTTGTACCATTGTTTCTGtaaaggaggaaaggaagtagCTTTCCTTTGTGGTATGTGGAACTTACAATGGCAAGTTATTAAGCTCTGATATTTACATGAATAACGAATAGCAGTTAAGCAAGCATAATAGAAAGCTTTATTCACAGTGTACATGGATCAGAGTACACCATAATATACACATATAAGAAACAAATCCTCTACATATCTTCATAGCACAGCATATATTTTATGGAGGGATTTTTTGTGGGGGATTTTTGTAGTAGGGGGACATGCCTATCGAAAACTGGCCCTACAAACATCTCCCAGAGTTGATTCTACAGTACTTACTCTTTTCATATTTTAGTTGCTTTGTCTCTAGCTGACAAACCAATCCACAGAAATTACTTTTAGCAGGAAAATTGTGTTTCCCTTCTTTAGCATTAGTGCAATAAGAAATCTatgagagaaaaaggagaaatGTGGCATCAGGCAGAACCCACAGTAATATGATTCTGGCCTTATATGCACTTCTTTCCACATTTGTATCCTCACAGCAAATTGCAGTGCTGTGGAACCAGCATAGATTAAGGAAGATGCTGTTTCTAAGATCTTCATTTAGCTATAGGGAAAACATGCTGGATAGATTCAAACATTACTCCTCTTGTTTCCTTAGTGTCTATATTCTTGTAGGCAATATTGCAAGCGCTATGGAAATGTCCTTAAGCAACTAATTGAGCTAGTTAtatcaagaaataaataaaattctgagGGGAAAAGGTCAGCTATTTCAGCATTTGGTACAGTATCTGACTATGAGCAACAAGGACATTGCAAGAAGAAGTATTTAAAAAGACCAGTAGATCCTaagtgcaaaatctgttttgattaCTTGTCAACAAGTTGCCAGATTTTTCAAAAATGTTAACTACTTCTAAATAGAAAATGGTGATTCAGCACAGCTGCATACATCAATTTTAC
Above is a window of Hemicordylus capensis ecotype Gifberg chromosome 2, rHemCap1.1.pri, whole genome shotgun sequence DNA encoding:
- the LPAR1 gene encoding lysophosphatidic acid receptor 1 isoform X1, producing MADPSAEVPFSMMTQPQLIESTAMSELQCYYNETIAFFYNRSGKYLATEWNTVSKLVMGLGITVCVFIMLANLLVMVAIYVNRRFHFPIYYLMANLAAADFFAGLAYFYLMFNTGPNTRRLTVSTWLLRQGLIDTSLTASVANLLAIAIERHITVFRMQLHTRMSNRRVVVVIVVIWTMAIVMGAIPSVGWNCICDITHCSNMAPLYSDSYLVFWAIFNLVTFVVMVVLYAHIFGYVRQRTMRMSRHSSGPRRNRDTMMSLLKTVVIVLGAFIICWTPGLVLLLLDVCCPQCNVLAYEKFFLLLAEFNSAMNPIIYSYRDKEMSATFKQILCCQRSESANGPTEGSDRSASSLNHTILTGVHSNDHSVV
- the LPAR1 gene encoding lysophosphatidic acid receptor 1 isoform X2 — its product is MSELQCYYNETIAFFYNRSGKYLATEWNTVSKLVMGLGITVCVFIMLANLLVMVAIYVNRRFHFPIYYLMANLAAADFFAGLAYFYLMFNTGPNTRRLTVSTWLLRQGLIDTSLTASVANLLAIAIERHITVFRMQLHTRMSNRRVVVVIVVIWTMAIVMGAIPSVGWNCICDITHCSNMAPLYSDSYLVFWAIFNLVTFVVMVVLYAHIFGYVRQRTMRMSRHSSGPRRNRDTMMSLLKTVVIVLGAFIICWTPGLVLLLLDVCCPQCNVLAYEKFFLLLAEFNSAMNPIIYSYRDKEMSATFKQILCCQRSESANGPTEGSDRSASSLNHTILTGVHSNDHSVV